A genomic region of Dickeya solani IPO 2222 contains the following coding sequences:
- a CDS encoding FAD-dependent oxidoreductase: MTRIIIIGGVAGGASAAVRARRLSESADIIMLERGPHVSFANCGLPYHIGGDIPDRSALVLKTPTDFADRFNIDVRVRHEVLSIDPVARTLQIADLADNRVYTEHYDKLLLSPGASPIVPPLPGVDLPGVFTLRTITDMDRILAHLQQHDIRQVTVAGGGFIGLEVAEALANRGLSVTLLERDSQVMAPVDPEMAAPLHQVIRQHGVELLLNAGLRAIAPYSNHISGDGHKLTLTLADGQQRTTGMLLMAIGVKPETQLAQAAGLRLGARGGIQVNQRMQTSNEHIYAVGDAVETPDWVNSAPALFPLAGPANRQGRIAADNMLDRERHYTRTQGAAICKVFDHTVGCVGINEKALQRAGTPYQKVYVHVADHASYYPGASIISLKLLFSPDTGTILGAQAVGKTGVDKRIDVIAVAQRAGLTVRDLEDLELTYAPPFNSARDVVNQAGMLANNVLQGDTAICHPEDIINLDPATQCLLDIRSAQELHLHGEYPNALHIPLDTLRQRLQELPADKEILVGCQSGLRGHVAYRLLIQRGFHVRNLSGGFITYRASVAQ, encoded by the coding sequence ATGACCAGAATCATTATCATCGGCGGCGTGGCAGGCGGCGCGTCGGCCGCCGTCAGAGCACGCAGACTGTCGGAATCGGCAGATATCATCATGCTGGAACGCGGCCCTCACGTGTCATTCGCCAATTGTGGGCTGCCGTATCATATCGGCGGCGATATTCCCGATCGCTCCGCGCTGGTGCTGAAGACCCCGACGGACTTCGCCGACCGCTTCAATATTGACGTGCGGGTGCGGCACGAGGTGTTGAGCATCGATCCTGTAGCCCGTACCCTGCAAATCGCCGATCTGGCGGATAACCGGGTCTACACCGAACACTACGACAAACTGCTGCTAAGTCCGGGCGCCAGCCCGATAGTGCCGCCGTTGCCGGGCGTCGACTTGCCCGGTGTGTTTACCCTGCGCACCATCACGGACATGGACCGGATTCTGGCCCATCTGCAACAGCATGATATCCGACAGGTCACGGTCGCCGGCGGCGGTTTCATCGGGCTGGAAGTCGCCGAAGCGCTGGCGAATCGCGGTCTGTCGGTAACGCTGCTGGAGCGCGATTCGCAGGTGATGGCGCCGGTCGATCCGGAAATGGCGGCGCCGTTGCACCAGGTAATACGGCAGCATGGCGTTGAATTGCTGCTGAACGCAGGACTACGCGCTATCGCTCCATACAGTAATCACATCTCAGGCGACGGCCACAAACTGACGCTGACGCTGGCTGACGGCCAGCAACGAACCACCGGCATGCTGCTGATGGCGATCGGCGTCAAACCCGAAACACAGCTGGCACAGGCAGCCGGACTACGTCTGGGCGCCCGCGGCGGTATTCAGGTCAATCAACGGATGCAAACCTCGAATGAACATATCTATGCAGTCGGCGATGCGGTGGAAACCCCGGACTGGGTGAATTCTGCGCCGGCGCTGTTCCCGCTGGCCGGCCCGGCCAATCGTCAGGGGCGCATCGCCGCTGACAACATGCTGGACCGGGAGCGCCATTACACCCGCACTCAGGGTGCCGCCATCTGTAAGGTATTCGACCACACCGTCGGGTGCGTCGGCATAAACGAGAAAGCGCTGCAACGCGCGGGGACACCCTACCAGAAGGTGTATGTCCATGTGGCGGACCACGCCAGCTATTATCCCGGCGCCAGCATCATCTCACTGAAACTGCTGTTCTCGCCGGACACCGGCACGATTCTCGGCGCGCAGGCGGTGGGAAAAACCGGGGTCGACAAGCGCATCGACGTGATTGCCGTCGCTCAACGGGCAGGATTGACGGTGCGAGATCTGGAAGATCTTGAACTTACCTATGCGCCGCCGTTCAACAGCGCACGGGACGTAGTGAATCAGGCGGGCATGCTGGCCAACAACGTGCTTCAGGGCGATACGGCTATTTGCCACCCTGAAGATATCATCAACCTCGACCCGGCGACCCAGTGCTTGCTGGACATCCGCAGCGCACAAGAGCTGCACCTTCATGGCGAATACCCGAATGCGCTGCACATTCCGCTGGATACGCTGCGTCAGCGCTTGCAGGAACTGCCCGCCGACAAAGAAATTCTGGTTGGCTGTCAGTCCGGCCTGCGCGGCCATGTGGCCTACCGTCTGCTGATTCAACGGGGCTTTCACGTCCGCAATCTGTCCGGCGGCTTTATAACCTATCGGGCATCCGTAGCACAGTAA